A window of Streptomyces broussonetiae genomic DNA:
CCCGGGACGTGCCGTTCCGGCTGCGGGACATGCGGTCCATCGCGCGCGTACGGGAGGGAACCCCGCTGGACGACGTCCTCACCGCGATGCGTGGCAGCCGTACCCACCTCGCGGCCGTGCTCGGCGACGACGGCCGGATGGCCGGCCTCGTGACCATGGAGGACGTCCTCAGAGAGCTGTTCGGGCAGGCCGCCCCCGGGTGATGCACGGAGGCTTCCGGGGCGACCGACCGGCGGGTATGGAGCCGGGATACCATCGCTGACGCCATGCAGACGAATCCCGTATCTCCCCCGTACAGCAGCCTGGTCGCGGTCGGCGACTCCTTCACCGAGGGCATGTCGGACCTGCTGCCCGACGGTTCCTACCGGGGCTGGGCCGACGTGCTCGCCTCGCGGATGGCCGCCCGCACACCGGGTTTCCGGTACGCCAACCTCGCCGTGCGCGGGAAGCTGATCGGGCAGATCGTGGACGAGCAGGTGGACGTGGCGGCAGCCATGAACGCCGACGTGATCACACTGGTCGGCGGCCTCAACGACACCCTGCGGCCCAAGTGCGACATGGGCCGGGTGAAGGGGCTGCTGACCGAGGCCGTGGAGCGGCTCGCGCCATCCTGCAAGCAGCTGGTGCTGATGCGCAGCCCCGGCCGCCAGGGTCCGGTGCTGGAGCGGTTCCGGCCGCGCATGGAGGAGCTGTTCTCCTGCGTGGACGAGCTGGCCGCGCGCCACGGCGCGGTCGTCGCCGACCTCTACGGCGCCCCGTCGCTGGCCGATCCCCGGCTGTGGGACGTGGACCGACTGCATCTGACGGCGCAGGGGCACCGCCGGGTCGCCGAGGCGGTGTGGCAGGCGCTCGGGTACGAGCCGGAGGACACCGAGTGGCGGGTGCCGATGCCGGCCACGCCCCCGCCGGGCTGGGTGACGCGCCGGGTCGCGGACGCACGCTTCGCCCGCCGGCACCTGCTGCCCTGGATCGGCCG
This region includes:
- a CDS encoding SGNH/GDSL hydrolase family protein, whose product is MQTNPVSPPYSSLVAVGDSFTEGMSDLLPDGSYRGWADVLASRMAARTPGFRYANLAVRGKLIGQIVDEQVDVAAAMNADVITLVGGLNDTLRPKCDMGRVKGLLTEAVERLAPSCKQLVLMRSPGRQGPVLERFRPRMEELFSCVDELAARHGAVVADLYGAPSLADPRLWDVDRLHLTAQGHRRVAEAVWQALGYEPEDTEWRVPMPATPPPGWVTRRVADARFARRHLLPWIGRRLTGRSSGDGRPAKRPELLPYEGRA